A stretch of Halichondria panicea chromosome 1, odHalPani1.1, whole genome shotgun sequence DNA encodes these proteins:
- the LOC135342809 gene encoding mucin-2-like, with amino-acid sequence METVTFTCTAAGDSLIWKLSDVTDIEILSTLNVPVMRSGYTVTLIAANDTTLTSTLSRTAENGITVSCVELSIPTLTTIGSSTIRLVDPPGPPSTIRHSILSSSANEVSVSVQWDPPTEIGGRDDLTYTVTVSPPAQLSATVLTSTSVTVTVQYNVDYTVSVVATNCAGNSTTADYNFRIGKCPVLTNPMNGAFGPVSSRLSGSTVTVQCDTGYVSAVTMVTCEGTLMWSPDPEAIECRLLTTPTPTTPPPINCTASLPSPRNSIISDHSVPAIPGTQVTLQCDDELFPEGIMTVTCLATGKWDEEIVCRAAPFSCASLSDGSRFDAAVSIGVVVTAVAFTIIGLLIGLLIMYLFMRKKAVCSPAAKGQANVGPTTPVGPVYEEVSPKEEIELNTNQAYGPVGL; translated from the exons atggaaacagtcactttcacctgcactgcTGCTGGAGATTCCTTGATATGGAAACTGTCAGATGTTACTGACATCGAAATCCTCTCCACCTTGAATGTACCAGTAATGCGATCAGGTTACACTGTAACACTGATTGCAGCCAATGACACTACATTAACATCTACTCTGTCAAgaacagcagagaatgggatcactgtgtccTGTGTTGAGCTTAGTATACCTACTCTGACCACTATAGGATCTTCAACAATCCGATTGGTTG ATCCACCAGGACCACCTTCCACAATAAGACActccattctgagcagctcagCTAATGAAGTCAGCGTATCTGTGCAGTGGGACCCTCCAACTGAGAttggtggtagagatgacctcacctacacagtgaccgtctcacctccggcccagctctctgctactgtcctcacatccacctctgtcactgtgactgttcaatacaatgtggactacactgtcagtgttgtggctaccaattgtgctgggaacagtacaactGCTGACTACAACTTTAGGATTG GTAAATGTCCTGTGTTGACCAACCCCATGAATGGAGCCTTTGGACCAGTCTCCAGCAGATTATCAGGATCCACAGTAACCGTCCAGTGTGACACTGGGTATGTATCTGCTGTTACAatggtgacatgtgagggtacactgatgtggagtccagaccctgaggctattgagtgTAGATTactaaccacacctactcccACAACTC CTCCTCCAATAAACTGCACAGCTTCACTACCCTCACCACGGAATAGCATTATCAGTGATCATTCAGTACCAGCTATTCCCGGTACACAAGTTACCCTCCAGTGCGACGATGAACTGTTCCCTGAGGGAATAATGACTGTTACCTGTCTAGCTACAGGAAAGTGGGACGAGGAGATCGTCTGCAGAG CTGCTCCTTTTAGTTGTGCCAGCCTATCTGATGGGAGTCGATTTGATGCAGCTGTCTCCATCGGCGTTGTTGTCACAGCAGTTGCGTTCACAATCATTGGATTGTTGATAGGTCTCTTGATCATGTATTTGTTCATGCGTAAGAAGGCAGTATGCTCCCCAGCAGCTAAAGGACAAGCTAATGTTGGACCCACTACACcagttggtcctgtttatgaggaggtgtcacccaaagaggagattgaactgaatactaaccaggcgtatggaccagtaggaTTGTGA
- the LOC135347328 gene encoding uncharacterized protein LOC135347328 isoform X2, with the protein METVTFTCTAPGDSLRWEPSDVTRITILSTLDLNVTLIRSGYTVTLIAANDTSLTSTLSRTAENGITVSCRGIRTIIGSSIIRLADSPGPPSTIRHSTSSSSADGISVTVGWDAPTETGGRDDLTYTVTILPPAQLSATVLTSTSVTVTAQYYVDYNVSVMATNCAGNSTTAEYNFRSGNCPMLTNPMNGAFGQVSSRLPGSTVTIQCDAGYVSAVTMVTCEGTLMWSPDPEAIECTLLTTPTPTTRELSSWL; encoded by the exons atggaaacagtcacttttACCTGCACTGCTCCTGGAGATTCCTTGAGATGGGAACCGTCAGATGTTACTCGCATCACTATCCTCTCCACCTTGGATCTCAATGTAACACTAATACGATCAGGTTACACTGTAACACTGATTGCAGCCAATGACACTTCACTAACATCTACTCTGTCAAGGACAGCAGAAaatgggatcactgtgtccTGTAGGGGTATTCGGACCATCATAGGATCTTCAATAATTCGTTTGGCTG ATTCACCAGGACCACCTTCCACCATAAGACACTCCACTTCAAGCAGCTCAGCAGATGGAATCAGCGTGACTGTTGGTTGGGACGctcctactgagactggtggtagagatgacctcacctacacagtgaccatcttacctccggcccagctctctgctactgtcctcacatccacctctgtcactgtgactgctcaatactATGTAGACTATAATGTCAGTGTTatggctaccaactgtgctgggaacagtacaactGCTGAGTACAACTTTAGGAGTG GTAACTGTCCTATGTTGACCAATCCCATGAATGGAGCGTTTGGACAAGTCTCCAGCAGATTACCAGGATCCACGgtaaccatccagtgtgatGCTGGGTATGTATCTGCTGTTACAatggtgacatgtgagggtacactgatgtggagtccagaccctgaggctattgagtgtacattactaaccacacctactcccACAACTCGTGAGTTAAGCTCTTGGTTGTAG
- the LOC135347328 gene encoding uncharacterized protein LOC135347328 isoform X1, whose product METVTFTCTAPGDSLRWEPSDVTRITILSTLDLNVTLIRSGYTVTLIAANDTSLTSTLSRTAENGITVSCRGIRTIIGSSIIRLAGDCLNPLCPCTSYNMYCIDSPGPPSTIRHSTSSSSADGISVTVGWDAPTETGGRDDLTYTVTILPPAQLSATVLTSTSVTVTAQYYVDYNVSVMATNCAGNSTTAEYNFRSGNCPMLTNPMNGAFGQVSSRLPGSTVTIQCDAGYVSAVTMVTCEGTLMWSPDPEAIECTLLTTPTPTTRELSSWL is encoded by the exons atggaaacagtcacttttACCTGCACTGCTCCTGGAGATTCCTTGAGATGGGAACCGTCAGATGTTACTCGCATCACTATCCTCTCCACCTTGGATCTCAATGTAACACTAATACGATCAGGTTACACTGTAACACTGATTGCAGCCAATGACACTTCACTAACATCTACTCTGTCAAGGACAGCAGAAaatgggatcactgtgtccTGTAGGGGTATTCGGACCATCATAGGATCTTCAATAATTCGTTTGGCTGGTGATTGTCTCAACCCATTGTGTCCGTGCACAAGTTACAATATGTACTGCATAGATTCACCAGGACCACCTTCCACCATAAGACACTCCACTTCAAGCAGCTCAGCAGATGGAATCAGCGTGACTGTTGGTTGGGACGctcctactgagactggtggtagagatgacctcacctacacagtgaccatcttacctccggcccagctctctgctactgtcctcacatccacctctgtcactgtgactgctcaatactATGTAGACTATAATGTCAGTGTTatggctaccaactgtgctgggaacagtacaactGCTGAGTACAACTTTAGGAGTG GTAACTGTCCTATGTTGACCAATCCCATGAATGGAGCGTTTGGACAAGTCTCCAGCAGATTACCAGGATCCACGgtaaccatccagtgtgatGCTGGGTATGTATCTGCTGTTACAatggtgacatgtgagggtacactgatgtggagtccagaccctgaggctattgagtgtacattactaaccacacctactcccACAACTCGTGAGTTAAGCTCTTGGTTGTAG